GACAACTTTGTATCTAGTTGCTAATGTAGCTGTTATAAGTTCTTTTGTGGTAGTCTTTCCATTAGTTCCGGTAAGTCCTATTACAGGAATTTTAAACTGCAAACGGTGATGTCTTGCAAGCAGCTGCAAAGTGCGCTGTACATCATCAACCAAAATAATTTTCTTTGGATATTTTTTCTTGGCCTCTTTTACAAGCTTCTCATCATCAGCAACAGCATAAGCGGCTCCGGCATCTAATGCCTTGAGTACAAACTCATTTCCGTTAAAAATTTCTCCCTTTAACGCAAAGAACATACACCCTTTTGTGATTTGCCTTGTATCAGTGCAAAGCCCTGTTGTCTTTTTGTAAAGAACATATAACTTAAAAATATCCGGCTTTCCTTTTTCATTAGAAATTTTTGCAACGGAAACTGTCGCCGCTTTTGCTCCAAGACCTGTGGAACCAAAACCTCCCTCTCCTCTCAATGTCTCCGTAAGATGGTCAACTACACTCCATTGTATCTGCTGATACTTAGCTATAACCATCTGCGCAATTCTTTCCCCGGGCTTGACAGTAAATGGCTCTTTGGAAAGGTTTACTAAAATTACTTTGATTTCTCCGCGATAATCTGCATCAATTGTCCCGGGTGCATTGGCCACCGTTATTCCGCTTTTTGCCGCTAAGCCGCTGCGCGGTCTAATCTGCGCCTCATAACCTTGAGGCAATTCAATAAATAATCCCGTCGGAATTATAGCCCTCTCCAATGACCTGATAACCACAGGTTCATCAATATTAGCATTTAAGTCCATCCCGGCGGATAAACTTGTTGCATACTTAGGCGTCGGGTAAGCAGATGTGTTGACTATTTTAACTATCATAATAACAGTATTTTACAGAGCAATCATTCTTAATTAATATCTGTCGCGACAGATATATTTAATCTATATCTGAGCCCATTTGTATTTCAGCAGCTTTGTTTTGTGCTGAACATAAGCAAGATATATAACTATCAAAATTGTGTTGATTCCAAGTTTTACAAGTATTTCAGGTGTGCGGGAAAGTCCGGTCTTGCCAAGGCAGAAGGCAACTAACATGGAGACTCCGTATATCACAACTCCTACTCCGACATAACTGCAAATTTTCTTCCATTTATAAGGAATCGGATAATACTTGCTGCCCAGCCATGCGCTGTAAATCAGCATTGTAAGACAACTCAGGAAGTGAGCGCAAACGGATGCCCAATATGAGAAGCGAGGCATGAAAATCACATTCACCACAGCAGTGACAATCAGTCCCAGCAATGTTATGGTAACTGCATATTTTGTCTGCCCGCTGAGCTTATACCACATTGAGACATTGAACAAAATTCCCAGTATCATATATGCAAGCAACATGATAGGAACAGTACCAAGCGCACCGCGGAAATTCTTTCCAAGAATTAATCCCAGCACATCCATGTAAAGCGTAACTCCCAGGAAAATAAAGATGCAGAATGCTACAAAATATTCCATCACCCTCGCATATAACTCTTTGGAACCCTTCTCTTTATCCCTTGCAAAGAAAAACGGTTCCGCAGCATATCTGAACATCTGAATGAACAAATTCATAATTACCGCAAGCTTAACGGCTGCCTGATAAACTCCAAGGTCAGCTCTCCACTGAGGTCCCACAAAAAATCTGAAAAGTATTCTGTCCAGACTCTCATTAATAATTCCGGGAAGTCCTGCAACCATCAGAGGCAGAGAATAAATCATCATTTTCTTCCACAAATCCCAGTTGAATTTCAATCTCATTTTTATCATATCCGGGATGAACAAAATGAAGCAAACAACGCAGCTCACAAAGACCGCAAATATGATATAAGAAAAATCTACCGTTGTTGGAATAAGCTGTCCTAGAAGTGATTGTGGGTGTTTTGCAAAGTAAGCCGGTGCCCAGAAGAACAACATTAAATTGGCGCCAAGCTCAGTTAAAATCTTGATGGTTTTATAAATTGCAAACTTAAACGCTTTCTGCAAATACCTCAGCCTTGCAAAGAAAATAGCTGTGACTGAATCAAATGCAAGGATTCCGCCAATGTAGATTATCATCTTCCCGTAGCCCGGATATCCCATTGCCCCCGCTATAGGATTAGCAAAGAGCAACATACAGATAAAGAAGAAAGTCACAACAGTTATGACCGTAATCAATGCTGTTGAGAACGGCCTCTCCGGATGCTCTGAATGACTTGCAAATTTAAAGCACCCCGTCTCCAGCCCCAGCACCAGAACAACCTGCAGCACAGCAATATAGGACATAATCTCAGAGTATGCTCCATAGCCGTCCGTTGTAAGAATTCTTGTATAGATTGGGACGAAGAAGAAATTTATAATCCTCGCCAGTATTGTACTCAACCCGTAAATCGCGGTCTCACCTGCCAGTTTTTTTATTGGACTTCCCATTTATTCTCTTTTAAATCTCGACAGTTTTAATCTTCAAGGGCCTTCTTGTTAAATATCAAAAAACCAATGTTCAGCTGCGGGTACCATTTATATGCCCCTCCTTTGCTGTAATATGCAGTGGACAATGAAACCGGTCCGATAGGAGACTGCCAAACAAGTGCAAAGTTAGCAATGAATCCTCCGCTTGGAAATTTCTTTGTGTATGTATATTCCCACCCGTTGTCAGCCCTTACAATTTGTTCATAAGGCCTGAAGTAGGCAATTTTTGTATGCAAATATAAAGACCTTGTAAACAAGAAGATAGGAGATATTCCCGCGCCGATAAAACTATTTGCTCTGTAATTTCCCATCATAATTGTAGTGGCATGAGGGATTGGCTCATAAGCAGGCATGAACATAAGAGCGCTGTAGAAATTGCTCATCTTGTTGCGATTGCTCAACACAACATCAAAATCATACCCAATTGAAAATGCTTTTGTAACGGAAAAATATCTCTCCGCCTTTAACCTCAAAGCCGCCATGTGATGGGTAATTCCGGATATTTCATAAGCAGAAGTATTGGTGTTTCCGGGTGTAAAAGACTCACGTCCATATATATAATGCAACCTTATGAATTCGTCGGCCCCTTCCGTAGGATACTGCAAAAAATTCAAAGTGCTTCTCTTGATTGTAACCATTGGAGAGATAATAAACACGCTGCCCCTGTCGGGAGTATCAGTGGAAGCCACATTATCTTTCTGATAAGAGCTCACATATCTTCTTCCTATTACAACTCCCCCCTGAGCCAAAAGATTTCTCTTAAAAGAGACCGGAGTAGCAACTCCGCCTTTAATAAATAACTCCTTGGCCTGCACATCTTTAGGAAGTTTATCCGCGGTAAATACATTTTGATTTCCGTTGTAATAATCAAACTGATGTCCAACTGCCTCCACATAATAAAAAGCCATTGGGTTTACTCCAACTTCCTGCCTCCATTTAATAGAACCGCCTTTGTAAAATTTTCCAAGATTCATATCCGCTTTTGCCCTCCATGGATTTGCAGAAAGATGAGAATATGAAAAGCCCAGATATCCCTGATTTAGAGAGGATGATGAGATGTTCCCTCCTATATATAAGCGCATCGGAGCACTTTTTGTCGCCCTAATTTTTAGAGTAAACAGAGAATCGTTCTCTCTAAACAACGGGTCCTTCTTATCATAAACAAAAGAGGGATAAAAAGTATTCACGGCGCCGCTTGCAATAATTCTATAATAGCCCCTCTTAAACTGGTCAAAGCTAATATCTTTCCCATTAGCCTCTTTTATCGTACGGTCTATAAAACTTCTCTCATGACGGTTTAAAGTTCCTGTAATTTCCACATTCTTGCTAAACCTAACCTCGCCACATTTCTCTCTGAATGCCAGACGGATAGAGTCAAGTTCCCGACGGGTTCTCTCCCTTGTGATACGCTCTTTTATCTGCGCAATATACGGCTGCGCCACCTCATAACCTTTAGAAGAAATCTCATCAACTTTTGCAAAATCCATAATGGCAAAAGGATACTGCCCTTTAATTACAATTCCCTGACTATCGGGAATATTATAATCACTATCATTCATCAACATCCCGCTCACAAGAGTGGTAACATTCTCCTCCTCAGGTTTTATGTTACCCACAACGCACTGAACTCCAATGATATAATCTGGATGAAAATAATCTCTCATCAGCTCCCATGGGAAATTATTATAAATGCCTCCGTCATAAAGAAGCGTGGAGTCAATCATTATAGGCTTAAAGTAAAGAGGATAAGTCATTGATGCTCTGACAGATGAACCAAGGTCTCCGTTCCTTGCAATATATGCCTGCTTCTTTTGAATATCAGAAGCCACGCAGAAAAACGGCACCATCAAAGAATCAAAATTATATTTGCATGCTTTGCACGGACTTGCAAATATCTGCATGACAGCCAAATCCATTGGGTAAGGAGAAACAAGGCTGGTTGGCAGCGTAAGCTTAAGCTTGCTTAGTTTTCTCCCGACAGAACTTCTTAAGCTATCCCCGGAAATTGTTTTTTTGCCCTCCTTCCTCTCCATTGCAACGGAAAGCATTGTGGGATCTGGAGAAGGCTTATAAAAATAACTGGCATAAGATTGCTCCGGCATTCCTTTGTACCAGCTCTCAAACTCTTTAGTCTTAAATAGATACAGCATTTCATCCGGGGTAAGGCCAATAGCATAAAGTCCCGCAACTATAGCCCCCATTGAGGTTCCGCAAATGTAATCTATCGGGATATTATTCTCCTCCAACGCCTTAAGCACTCCAACATGAGAAAGGCCTTTTGCCCCTCCTCCGCTCAGCACCACGCCAACGGTTGGTCTGTGTAATAATTTTCCGGCAGACGCGGCAGATGAAGAAAGATTTGAAGTTTTGCGCACTATAGTATCCCTTTGCATCTGTGCGGAAGCCGCAAAGCTGCATAGCAAGCATATTATAAGGACCAGACAGAACCTGCCAAAGCGCATATTACTCCATTTTAATATCACCGCTCAAAGTTATTAATTATATTTGTATGAGTGAATTTTTGCAGTAAATACCGTGCAAAAACAGACACAAATAACTCAGAATCCTACAATAAAAATAAATCAAAATAATTATGAAAAAAATAATTGGCATCATGCTAATCGGCGCAGCTCTTGTCGCGGGCTGCAAAGGCAAAAAAACTACAGAAATGACACAGGCACAAAAAGACTCTGCCGCACTTGCTGCACAGAAAGCTGCACAGCCGGACACGCTGGCATTTGACCCGGCAACACTTCCGGAAGAGCCGGAATTTGATATTGTAACAACAATGGGAACAATAAGAGTGAAACTTTATAAAGACACACCTCTGCATAGAGCCAACTTTGAGAAACTTACTTCACGGAGATATTATGACAACATTCTGTTCCACAGGGTAATAAGCAACTTCATGATTCAAACCGGAGACCCCGCAACAAAAGACCCCAACTCAGACAAATCAACTTGGGGACAAGGTGGTCCGGGCTATACAATACCTGCGGAAATCCTTCCAAATCACAAACATAAGAAGGGCGCCCTTGCTGCCGCAAGAAAGGGAGATACTGCAAATCCTAACAGAGAGTCCTCAGGTTCACAATTTTACATTGTTCAGAATGCTCAGCAATGCGCACAGCTAGATGGTCAATACACCGTATTTGGAGAGACTGTCAGCGGACTAGATGTAATAGATAAAATTGCTGCTGCTGCCACCGGTGACAAAGATTGCCCGCTTCAGCCAATAAAGATTTTGAGCATACTTCCTGTTAAAACAAAATGAAAAAGATAATTGGCATAATAGCAATTTGCGCGCTTGTTATAACCACATGCTTTGGCAACGCACAAGCGCGGGAAAAAACTAAAAAAGAGCCGGTCTTTGACATTGTCACAACAATGGGGACAATTAGGGTAAAGCTTTACAATGATACGCCTCTTCACAGAGACAATTTTGTAAAGCTTGTCAAAAGGCACTTTTTTGACAACATCCTGTTCCACAGGGTAATAAACGGATTTATGATTCAGGCTGGAGACCCTCAAACTAAGAATCACGATAGTGATTCAACAATGTGGGGCAATAATGACGCCGGTTACACGTTGCCTGCAGAGTTCCGTCCAAACCACACCCATATAAAAGGTGCTTTGGCTGCTGCAAGAGAGGGCGATAAAGAAAATCCTATGAAGGAATCCTCTAGCTCTCAGTTCTATATTGTCCAAAATCCGGAACATTGCAAACACTTGAATGGTTCCTACACCGTTTTTGGAGAGACTTTAAGTGGCCTGGATGTTGTAGATAAGATAGCGGCGGTCCCTACAAATAAGGCAGATTGCCCTATCACGCCGGTTAGAATAATAAAAATACGCCGAGTAAGAGGAAAATAGGCATAAAGTTTGGCCTATAAAAAATTGAGTTCGTCCATAAAAAAAGCCGTTTTGGTGATAAAAACCTCCTTTTAATAGCATCTCGATAGGTTTTTCAAATTGTGGCACGGACCTTGCAATAGAAAGAGACAAATAGTTTTTTCATAGGTTAAATTTTAGGTTTGAGAAATGGGTTGGAGTTCTTCCAACCCTTTTTTCATTTATACCGGTCAACAAGCAAAAAACTGTCGGGATTAAATAAATTGCTCATTTTAAGAAAAAAAGCATATCTTTGCGCACCTTTTCTCGAGCAGATAAGGAAGTTATAGAAATTATTAAATTTTAAACTCACAGTTATGTCTGTAAAAATTCGTTTATCACGTCATGGTAAAAAGGGATTTGCCTTTTTCCATATTTTAGTGACCGATTCTAGGGCTCCACGTGATAGTCGCTTTATTGAATTACTAGGTTCTTACAACCCTAATTCCAATCCTGCAACTATTGTCTTGGACAGCGAGAGAGCTCTTTATTGGTTAAATCAGGGTGCGCAGCCTAGCACAACTTGCAGAAGGATATTGTCTTACAAAGGCGTCCTTTTGAAGAAACATCTACAGGAAGGCGTTGCAAAGAAGGCTCTTACTCAGGAGCAAGCCGATGCTAAATTTAACGCATGGGTATCTGAGAAGGATGCTAAAGTTGCAAAGAAAGTTGAGTCTATAAAGACCAACAATGAGAGTGCAAAGAAGAATGCCGCAGCAGCAGAGAACAAAGTAAATGTTGCACGTGCAGAGGTACTTGCAAAGAAGAAAGCAGAGGCTGAAGCTGCAAAAGCAAAGGCAGAGGCTGAAAAGGCCGAGGCTGAGAAGAAAGCAGCTGAAGATGCTAAGGCAGCAGCAGAGAAATCTGCAGAAGCCGCTCCTAAGGCAGAAGAGCCAAAGGCAGAGGCCCCAAAAGCTGAAGCGCCTAAAGCAGAGGAAAAGAAGTAATTACGTATGCGCTCAGCGGACAGCATAAAGCTTACGCCTGTTGCACAAATTGTAAAAACTTATGATTCAACAGGAGAGGTTCTAATAAGAATCAATGCTCCTGAATTTGAAGACAAACTAATTACTTTTGAAGAAAACAATTCTGCTGAAAGAGCTACAGAGAGTATTTCCAAAGAAGTATACTTTAAGGAACCGGTGTTCATTCATTTTGAAGAACTGCCGGTTCCTTTTTTTATCACCTCCGCCACACAGCGCAGCGGCAACGCATGGATTATAAAGTTCTCGACAGTCCGTGACGGTGCTCATGCCCAGGAACTTGTGGGGAATGATATCTTTATAGAAGACCCCAGCTCTGCTAAAGAGGATTCAACTGATGCGTCCGGCGACAGCACCTCAGAAGGCGCAGAGGAAGACAATCAAATATCTGATGTTGAACAGCTTATTGGCTTCAAGCTGCTGGATGAAGACGGCACAGAAAAAGGCGTCATCACAAGTTTCTATGAGTTCACCGCCAATATCTGCCTGGAAATCAACAATTCCACAATGGTTCCCCTGCATGAAGACCTTATCATCTCCATCTCTAAAAAGGACAAAACCATCGCGATGAAAATCCCAAAAGGATTATTTTAAAAAACGCTATTCCTAAAAATTTCCTTTGACTTTATAGCGCGGAGAGAATTTGCCAATCTGAATATTGTGCAATTTGCCGGCAATGAGCTTCTTGCGGATTGGAGTAACATGGTCTATGAACATGTGACCATCTAGATGATCCAGTTCATGCTGCACCATGCGGCAGCCAAAACCGGTAAAAGTTTCCGTTACCTCTTTGAGATTTTCATTTGTATACTTGACTTTAATTGAGGCCGGACGGGTAACATCACAATGAATGTCCGGAACGCTTAGGCAGCCCTCTGAATATTCAACAGTATCTGAACTCTCCTCCAAAATCTCCGGGTTAATAAGGTATCTCTTAAAATCTTTCAGCTCAGGAAAATCTTCCGTCATATCTGAACCGTCAACAACCACAATTCTCCAGGATTTTCCAACCTGAGGTGCTGCAAGCCCCACACCGTCAGCCTTTTTCATTGTCTCATACATATCCTGCAGAAACTGCTGAAGACCTTCCATTTTTAAATCAATTGGTTTTGCCACTTCTCTCAAAACCTTTGAGCCATATACATATATAGGTAATATCATCTTTGTAACTATTTAAATTCAATTCTATTGCTAAAGACATTTATTTTTTGCCGGCAGCATGCTTATTAGCATCTATGTAACTCTGCAAAATAATTGCCGCACTTATTTTATCAGCCGCGCCCTTCTCTCTGCGGTCGCTTTTTTTCACTCCTCCGGCTATCATTGCCTGCTGAGCGAGTGTTGTTGTAAATCTCTCATCCTCAAGTGAAATAGGTATTTCAGGAAAAACCCGGCTGAGATTTTTTAAAAAGGCATCCACATATTGCGCACACTCTGCAGGCTTGTTATTCAAGTTCTTAGGATATCCAACGACAAATCTGCACACTTTCTCTTTTTGTGCATAATTTTTGAGATATTCAATTAACTTTGCAGAAGCTACGGTTTCCAGAGGAGACGCAAAAATACACAGCGGGTCTGTGACTGCAACGCCAACCCTCTTTTTGCCATAGTCTATGCCAATTATCCTATCCATCCGCAACAATTTTGCGGGGCAAAGTTAATTGATTTTTAGTTTTATGCCAAAGCAAAAAAAACTACATAAGAACAAGCTATCCAATAAGTTCCGCTTTTCTATCTTTAATGATACTTCTCATGAGGAGCTGTTTGCCTTCCGCGCCAACGGCAGAATGTTTATTTTGACCGCCGTTTTGGTTGTTATTTTTTTGATTGTCGTTGTCTCTTTAATTATTTCATATACCCCTATCAAACAGCTTATTCCGGGATATCCTTCTGCGGAGAGCAGACGTGAACTTGTGCGCAATGCCATAAGGTTGGATTCATTGCAAAATGAGGTTAATATGTGGAAGGGAGAACTTACTAACATTCAAAGAATTGCAACAGGACAGGAACCTGTTCCGGTAGAAGGCACGGATGAAGAGCAGGCTGCAACAGATTCAGCAAGTTCCTCATTAAGAGCCGCCTACGCAAAAGACGAGGAGAGATTGAAACAAGAGGTAAGCAAACAGGAAGCCAACAAGAAGAAAGCAGACGCCGCCCAGAACAAGGCGTTAAAACATTCCATCAAGTAATGACATTAAAAAGACATATCGCTATACTAGGCTCCACGGGTTCTATTGGTACTCAGGCACTTGATGTTATTGACCGTCATCCCGACAGATTTGAAGTTGAGCTGCTTACGGCAAACAATAACAGCAAATTGCTGATTGAACAAGCCAAAAAATTCAAGCCTAATTCAGTTGTAATCTGCAATAAGAATCTCTATGAGGAAGTTCATAAAGAGCTAGATCCTCTTGACATTAAAGTATTTGCAGGTATTGATTCTGCGGGGGAGCTGGCAGGCGGGAGCAACGTGGACATTGTGCTTGCGGCAATGGTCGGCTTCAGCGGACTTGCCCCTACAATGGCGGCAATGAAGAAGGGAAAGGTAATCGCCCTAGCCAATAAAGAGACTTTGGTTGCAGCCGGCTCAATAATAAGCAAGCTGTCGGGAGAATGCAATAGCCCCATAATACCTGTAGACTCAGAGCATTCCGCAATTTTCCAATGCCTGCAGGGAGAGAAAACTCAAGTGGAAAAACTTTTGCTGACTGCAAGCGGAGGACCATTCAGGGAGTTGAAACAAGAAGATTTTAAGAATATTACAAAGGAGCAGGCGCTTAATCATCCAAACTGGCACATGGGGGCTAAAGTCACAATTGACTCAGCTACAATGATGAACAAAGGTTTGGAAATGATGGAGGCCTCCTGGCTGTTTAATATGCCGGCGGAAAAGATTGAGATTGTAGTGCATCCGCAATCCATAATCCACTCAATGGTACAGTTTTGCGACGGCAGCATAAAAGCGCAAATTGGCGCTCCCGACATGAGAGTGCCAATCCAATATGCGCTTTCTTATCCGGAAAGAATTTCACTTAACACGCGGAGAATCAGCTTTGCAGAGCTAAAGCAGCTTACATTTGCCGCACCAGACCTGACAAAATTCCCGTGTATCTCCTTGGCTTACAGCGCATACAAAAAAGGAGGCAATATGCCGTGCGCAATGAACGGAGCAAATGAAATTGCCGTTAATGCATTCCTTAATGAAAAAATTAAATTTATAGATATTCCAAAAATCATAGAGGGAACAATGGAAAAGTGTACATTTGTCCCCGCTCCTGAAATAGAGGATATTTACGCAACGGACACGGAGGCAAAAAAGATTGCCGGAGAGTTGTGCGGAGAAAAGCTAAAAGCGTGATTAAAAATACTTAAAGCAAGATTAAAGGTGCTAAGAGCGTGATTAAGAGTGCTTAAAGCATAATTATTAAAGAGATTTTATGGTAATTTTTTTAAAGGTAATACAAGTTATTCTATCGCTGAGCCTTCTGGTTCTGATTCATGAATTTGGTCATTTCATCTTTGCAAGAATTTTCAAAATTCGGGTGGACAAATTTTATCTTTTCTTTGACGCAGGA
The window above is part of the Bacteroidales bacterium genome. Proteins encoded here:
- the ruvX gene encoding Holliday junction resolvase RuvX gives rise to the protein MDRIIGIDYGKKRVGVAVTDPLCIFASPLETVASAKLIEYLKNYAQKEKVCRFVVGYPKNLNNKPAECAQYVDAFLKNLSRVFPEIPISLEDERFTTTLAQQAMIAGGVKKSDRREKGAADKISAAIILQSYIDANKHAAGKK
- a CDS encoding 30S ribosomal protein S16; translated protein: MSVKIRLSRHGKKGFAFFHILVTDSRAPRDSRFIELLGSYNPNSNPATIVLDSERALYWLNQGAQPSTTCRRILSYKGVLLKKHLQEGVAKKALTQEQADAKFNAWVSEKDAKVAKKVESIKTNNESAKKNAAAAENKVNVARAEVLAKKKAEAEAAKAKAEAEKAEAEKKAAEDAKAAAEKSAEAAPKAEEPKAEAPKAEAPKAEEKK
- a CDS encoding peptidylprolyl isomerase encodes the protein MKKIIGIIAICALVITTCFGNAQAREKTKKEPVFDIVTTMGTIRVKLYNDTPLHRDNFVKLVKRHFFDNILFHRVINGFMIQAGDPQTKNHDSDSTMWGNNDAGYTLPAEFRPNHTHIKGALAAAREGDKENPMKESSSSQFYIVQNPEHCKHLNGSYTVFGETLSGLDVVDKIAAVPTNKADCPITPVRIIKIRRVRGK
- a CDS encoding peptidylprolyl isomerase, which encodes MKKIIGIMLIGAALVAGCKGKKTTEMTQAQKDSAALAAQKAAQPDTLAFDPATLPEEPEFDIVTTMGTIRVKLYKDTPLHRANFEKLTSRRYYDNILFHRVISNFMIQTGDPATKDPNSDKSTWGQGGPGYTIPAEILPNHKHKKGALAAARKGDTANPNRESSGSQFYIVQNAQQCAQLDGQYTVFGETVSGLDVIDKIAAAATGDKDCPLQPIKILSILPVKTK
- a CDS encoding 1-deoxy-D-xylulose-5-phosphate reductoisomerase; its protein translation is MTLKRHIAILGSTGSIGTQALDVIDRHPDRFEVELLTANNNSKLLIEQAKKFKPNSVVICNKNLYEEVHKELDPLDIKVFAGIDSAGELAGGSNVDIVLAAMVGFSGLAPTMAAMKKGKVIALANKETLVAAGSIISKLSGECNSPIIPVDSEHSAIFQCLQGEKTQVEKLLLTASGGPFRELKQEDFKNITKEQALNHPNWHMGAKVTIDSATMMNKGLEMMEASWLFNMPAEKIEIVVHPQSIIHSMVQFCDGSIKAQIGAPDMRVPIQYALSYPERISLNTRRISFAELKQLTFAAPDLTKFPCISLAYSAYKKGGNMPCAMNGANEIAVNAFLNEKIKFIDIPKIIEGTMEKCTFVPAPEIEDIYATDTEAKKIAGELCGEKLKA
- a CDS encoding patatin-like phospholipase family protein; translation: MQRDTIVRKTSNLSSSAASAGKLLHRPTVGVVLSGGGAKGLSHVGVLKALEENNIPIDYICGTSMGAIVAGLYAIGLTPDEMLYLFKTKEFESWYKGMPEQSYASYFYKPSPDPTMLSVAMERKEGKKTISGDSLRSSVGRKLSKLKLTLPTSLVSPYPMDLAVMQIFASPCKACKYNFDSLMVPFFCVASDIQKKQAYIARNGDLGSSVRASMTYPLYFKPIMIDSTLLYDGGIYNNFPWELMRDYFHPDYIIGVQCVVGNIKPEEENVTTLVSGMLMNDSDYNIPDSQGIVIKGQYPFAIMDFAKVDEISSKGYEVAQPYIAQIKERITRERTRRELDSIRLAFREKCGEVRFSKNVEITGTLNRHERSFIDRTIKEANGKDISFDQFKRGYYRIIASGAVNTFYPSFVYDKKDPLFRENDSLFTLKIRATKSAPMRLYIGGNISSSSLNQGYLGFSYSHLSANPWRAKADMNLGKFYKGGSIKWRQEVGVNPMAFYYVEAVGHQFDYYNGNQNVFTADKLPKDVQAKELFIKGGVATPVSFKRNLLAQGGVVIGRRYVSSYQKDNVASTDTPDRGSVFIISPMVTIKRSTLNFLQYPTEGADEFIRLHYIYGRESFTPGNTNTSAYEISGITHHMAALRLKAERYFSVTKAFSIGYDFDVVLSNRNKMSNFYSALMFMPAYEPIPHATTIMMGNYRANSFIGAGISPIFLFTRSLYLHTKIAYFRPYEQIVRADNGWEYTYTKKFPSGGFIANFALVWQSPIGPVSLSTAYYSKGGAYKWYPQLNIGFLIFNKKALED
- a CDS encoding oligosaccharide flippase family protein, whose protein sequence is MGSPIKKLAGETAIYGLSTILARIINFFFVPIYTRILTTDGYGAYSEIMSYIAVLQVVLVLGLETGCFKFASHSEHPERPFSTALITVITVVTFFFICMLLFANPIAGAMGYPGYGKMIIYIGGILAFDSVTAIFFARLRYLQKAFKFAIYKTIKILTELGANLMLFFWAPAYFAKHPQSLLGQLIPTTVDFSYIIFAVFVSCVVCFILFIPDMIKMRLKFNWDLWKKMMIYSLPLMVAGLPGIINESLDRILFRFFVGPQWRADLGVYQAAVKLAVIMNLFIQMFRYAAEPFFFARDKEKGSKELYARVMEYFVAFCIFIFLGVTLYMDVLGLILGKNFRGALGTVPIMLLAYMILGILFNVSMWYKLSGQTKYAVTITLLGLIVTAVVNVIFMPRFSYWASVCAHFLSCLTMLIYSAWLGSKYYPIPYKWKKICSYVGVGVVIYGVSMLVAFCLGKTGLSRTPEILVKLGINTILIVIYLAYVQHKTKLLKYKWAQI
- the def gene encoding peptide deformylase, with product MILPIYVYGSKVLREVAKPIDLKMEGLQQFLQDMYETMKKADGVGLAAPQVGKSWRIVVVDGSDMTEDFPELKDFKRYLINPEILEESSDTVEYSEGCLSVPDIHCDVTRPASIKVKYTNENLKEVTETFTGFGCRMVQHELDHLDGHMFIDHVTPIRKKLIAGKLHNIQIGKFSPRYKVKGNF